The following coding sequences are from one Streptomyces sp. NBC_00536 window:
- a CDS encoding GMC oxidoreductase, which translates to MTSQLTRRHLLGVGALQTAAALGFTRIGLSSAAAAEPAAAQYAPAIVVGSGYGSAVAALRLGQAGVRTVVLEMGRLWDTPGPDGKVFPSTSAPDQRSMWYRTRTEAPLAQFLWLDVVNRDISPYPGVLDRVNYGDMSVYVGRGVGGGSLVNGGMAPTPKRSYFTEVLPRVDADEMYGTYYPRARQMLGVNDIDPSWFESTEWYRFARISRKHAQNTGLKTTFVPNVYDFEYMKREAAGTATKSALAGEVIYGNNHGKKSVDKTYLAAALGTGNVTIETMQRVVAVRPDPAGGYVLTVQTSDLTGRVTQTRELGCKQLFLGAGSLGTTEILLRARETGALPALSDEVGRGWGHNGNVMTARANHLWDTVGANQATMPALGIDDWDNASNPVFAEIAPLPMGIEHWISMYLAITKNPERGHFTYDAATDSAKLQWTRDQNTPSVNAAKSLFDRINRANFTIYRYDLFGGNRNFADNFTYHPLGGCVLGAATDDYGRAKGYQGLYVVDGSLVPGSLGVNPFVTITALAERNMARILAQDPR; encoded by the coding sequence ATGACATCACAGCTGACGCGCCGTCACCTTCTGGGGGTCGGCGCCCTCCAGACCGCCGCGGCCCTCGGGTTCACCCGGATCGGCCTGTCCTCCGCGGCCGCCGCCGAGCCCGCCGCCGCGCAGTACGCCCCCGCCATCGTCGTCGGCTCCGGCTACGGCTCAGCCGTCGCCGCCCTGCGGCTCGGGCAGGCGGGCGTACGGACCGTCGTCCTCGAAATGGGACGGCTCTGGGACACCCCCGGCCCCGACGGGAAGGTCTTCCCCTCCACCTCCGCGCCCGACCAGCGCTCCATGTGGTACCGCACGCGCACCGAGGCCCCGCTCGCCCAGTTCCTCTGGCTCGACGTGGTCAACCGCGACATCAGCCCCTACCCCGGCGTCCTCGACCGGGTGAACTACGGAGACATGTCCGTCTACGTCGGCCGGGGCGTCGGCGGCGGCTCCCTCGTCAACGGCGGCATGGCGCCCACCCCCAAGCGCTCGTACTTCACCGAGGTGCTGCCCCGGGTCGACGCCGACGAGATGTACGGGACCTACTACCCGCGGGCCCGCCAGATGCTCGGCGTCAACGACATCGACCCGTCCTGGTTCGAGTCCACCGAGTGGTACCGCTTCGCCCGGATCTCCCGCAAGCACGCCCAGAACACCGGCCTGAAGACCACCTTCGTGCCCAACGTCTACGACTTCGAGTACATGAAGCGCGAAGCGGCCGGCACCGCCACCAAGTCCGCGCTCGCGGGCGAGGTCATCTACGGCAACAACCACGGCAAGAAGAGCGTCGACAAGACCTACCTCGCCGCCGCCCTCGGCACCGGCAACGTCACCATCGAGACCATGCAGCGCGTGGTCGCCGTACGCCCGGACCCGGCCGGGGGCTACGTCCTCACCGTCCAGACCAGCGACCTGACCGGACGGGTCACCCAGACCCGCGAACTCGGCTGCAAACAGCTCTTCCTGGGCGCGGGCAGCCTCGGCACCACCGAGATCCTGCTGCGCGCCCGCGAGACCGGCGCGCTCCCCGCGCTCAGCGACGAGGTCGGCCGCGGCTGGGGCCACAACGGCAATGTGATGACCGCCCGGGCCAACCACCTCTGGGACACCGTCGGCGCCAACCAGGCCACCATGCCCGCCCTGGGCATCGACGACTGGGACAACGCCTCGAACCCGGTCTTCGCCGAGATCGCCCCGCTGCCGATGGGGATCGAGCACTGGATCTCGATGTACCTGGCGATCACCAAGAACCCCGAGCGCGGCCACTTCACCTACGACGCGGCCACCGACTCGGCGAAGCTCCAGTGGACCCGGGACCAGAACACCCCGTCCGTGAACGCGGCGAAGAGCCTCTTCGACCGGATCAACCGGGCCAACTTCACGATCTACCGCTACGACCTGTTCGGCGGCAACAGGAACTTCGCCGACAACTTCACCTACCACCCGCTCGGCGGCTGCGTGCTGGGCGCCGCCACCGACGACTACGGCCGCGCCAAGGGCTACCAGGGGCTGTACGTCGTCGACGGCTCGCTCGTCCCGGGCTCGCTCGGGGTGAACCCCTTCGTCACGATCACCGCGCTCGCCGAGCGGAACATGGCGCGGATCCTCGCCCAGGACCCGCGCTAG
- a CDS encoding ArsA family ATPase — protein MHTLLITGPGGAGRTTVAAATALAAARRGRRVLVLSGDPGDPLGTLLGPALGEAAEVAPGLTAVPVAADGLWAARIDSADEFRAELVTLQERGSTVLGMLGARPLGAEELTELPGAEQFALLRALRRAAGAARAGAFDLVVVDMPPVHQAIATLALPAQLRRYLARLLPAQRQAARALRPVLAQLAGVPMPAQWLYEAAARWDEELAGVQAVVEADTTSVRMVAEPGPGADGVLRLGMLGLALHELPVGSVVANRLVPRDAADPWLAGLAAQQDKYVTTWAGAHPDVARPGLDHLGADPRGPRDLAALDAQGELADVPSGPRRAWAIEDRLAEDGVLVWAVPLPGATKGDLDLVRRGDELLLTAGPFRRIVSLPSALRRCTVSGAGLHEGTLRIRFTPDPGQWPLTP, from the coding sequence GTGCACACCTTGCTGATCACCGGCCCCGGCGGCGCGGGACGGACCACCGTCGCCGCCGCCACCGCCCTCGCGGCGGCCCGGCGCGGGCGGCGGGTGCTGGTCCTCTCCGGCGATCCCGGCGACCCGCTGGGCACGCTCCTGGGCCCGGCCCTCGGCGAAGCCGCCGAGGTGGCGCCCGGGCTCACCGCCGTACCGGTCGCGGCCGACGGGCTGTGGGCCGCCCGGATCGACTCCGCGGACGAGTTCCGCGCCGAACTGGTCACCCTCCAGGAGCGCGGCTCCACCGTCCTCGGGATGCTCGGCGCGCGGCCCCTGGGCGCCGAGGAACTCACCGAACTCCCGGGCGCCGAACAGTTCGCCCTGCTGCGCGCCCTGCGCCGGGCGGCCGGGGCGGCCCGGGCCGGCGCCTTCGACCTGGTCGTCGTCGACATGCCGCCCGTCCACCAGGCCATCGCCACCCTCGCGCTCCCGGCCCAGCTGCGCCGCTACCTCGCCCGGCTGCTGCCCGCCCAGCGGCAGGCCGCCCGCGCGCTGCGGCCCGTACTGGCCCAGCTGGCGGGCGTACCGATGCCCGCGCAGTGGCTGTACGAGGCCGCCGCGCGCTGGGACGAGGAGCTGGCCGGGGTGCAGGCCGTGGTGGAGGCGGACACCACCTCCGTACGGATGGTCGCCGAGCCGGGACCGGGCGCCGACGGCGTGCTGCGGCTCGGGATGCTCGGCCTGGCCCTGCACGAGCTGCCCGTCGGGTCGGTCGTGGCCAACCGGCTCGTCCCCCGCGACGCCGCGGACCCCTGGCTCGCCGGGCTGGCCGCGCAGCAGGACAAGTACGTCACCACCTGGGCCGGGGCCCACCCCGATGTCGCCCGGCCCGGCCTGGACCACCTGGGCGCGGACCCGCGCGGCCCGCGGGACCTGGCCGCGCTGGACGCGCAGGGTGAGCTGGCGGACGTACCCTCCGGGCCGCGCCGGGCGTGGGCGATCGAGGACCGGCTGGCCGAGGACGGGGTCCTCGTCTGGGCGGTGCCGCTGCCCGGTGCGACCAAGGGGGACCTGGATCTGGTCCGGCGCGGGGACGAGCTGCTGCTGACGGCGGGCCCGTTCCGCAGGATCGTTTCGCTGCCCTCGGCGCTGCGCCGGTGCACCGTCTCGGGCGCGGGGCTGCACGAGGGGACCCTGCGCATCCGCTTCACCCCGGACCCCGGCCAGTGGCCGCTCACCCCCTGA
- a CDS encoding DUF5304 domain-containing protein, producing the protein MSEATDRPADDDAWARACAEDLAAERERRRAQGGDGSATGSPAEELFKLFEAVADKVAGLNNPLMGMAAQGAARQFVSQAKSAVKPVIERNPEVFDHLAAAGSELLAAYRSAVEGHERRWTRDEPSPRTHPAPGPRADGKDDQDGPGSAERIDLD; encoded by the coding sequence ATGAGCGAGGCCACCGACCGTCCCGCAGACGACGACGCCTGGGCCAGGGCGTGCGCCGAGGACCTGGCCGCCGAGCGGGAACGCCGCCGCGCGCAGGGCGGGGACGGCTCCGCCACCGGGAGCCCCGCCGAGGAACTGTTCAAGCTCTTCGAGGCCGTCGCCGACAAGGTCGCGGGCCTCAACAACCCCTTGATGGGCATGGCCGCGCAGGGCGCCGCCCGGCAGTTCGTCAGCCAGGCCAAGAGCGCCGTCAAGCCCGTGATCGAGCGCAACCCCGAGGTCTTCGACCACCTCGCGGCCGCCGGCTCCGAACTGCTCGCCGCCTACCGCTCGGCCGTCGAGGGCCACGAGCGCCGCTGGACCCGGGACGAGCCCTCGCCCCGCACGCACCCCGCGCCCGGCCCCCGGGCCGACGGCAAGGACGACCAGGACGGACCCGGGTCCGCCGAGCGCATCGATCTCGACTGA
- a CDS encoding endonuclease/exonuclease/phosphatase family protein — protein MDLPPLPPSLTEPDGSAVIRVLSYNVRSLRDDEEALVRVIRACAPDLVFIQEAPRFFRWRKHAARLASKTDLVVLSGGATAAGPLLLCSLRAFVERTEDVLLPLTPGEHRRGFATAVVRIGGVRLGVLSAHLSLRAAERYEQAGMLLERLAGMDVPYVVAAGDINERPEGPAFRRLAAELQDGWAVAPWGAEHTSEHTDPAQRIDAVFASRGVEVLACGVPVGLPGVSAADLRAATDHYPVLAALRLPLP, from the coding sequence ATGGACCTGCCACCGCTGCCGCCCTCGCTCACCGAGCCCGATGGTTCCGCCGTGATCCGGGTGCTGAGCTACAACGTGCGCTCCCTGCGCGACGACGAGGAAGCCCTGGTCCGGGTCATCCGGGCCTGCGCCCCCGACCTGGTGTTCATCCAGGAAGCCCCGCGGTTCTTCCGCTGGCGCAAACACGCGGCGCGGCTCGCGTCGAAGACGGACCTCGTGGTGCTGAGCGGCGGTGCGACGGCCGCCGGGCCGCTGCTGCTGTGCTCGCTGCGGGCCTTCGTGGAACGCACCGAGGACGTGCTGCTGCCGCTGACCCCCGGGGAGCACCGGCGGGGCTTCGCGACGGCGGTGGTCCGGATCGGCGGGGTCCGGCTCGGGGTGCTCAGCGCGCACCTGTCGCTGCGGGCGGCGGAGCGGTACGAGCAGGCGGGCATGCTGCTGGAACGGCTGGCCGGGATGGACGTCCCGTACGTGGTGGCCGCCGGTGACATCAACGAACGGCCCGAGGGGCCCGCGTTCCGGCGGCTTGCGGCCGAGCTGCAGGACGGCTGGGCGGTGGCGCCGTGGGGGGCCGAGCACACCTCGGAACACACGGATCCCGCGCAGCGGATCGATGCCGTGTTCGCTTCTCGGGGGGTGGAGGTGCTGGCCTGCGGGGTCCCCGTGGGACTTCCGGGGGTCTCCGCGGCCGACCTCCGCGCGGCGACCGACCACTACCCGGTCCTGGCCGCCCTCCGCCTTCCGCTCCCGTAG
- a CDS encoding AMP-dependent synthetase/ligase: MREFSLPALYEVPSDGNLTDLIRRNAAQHPATAVMARKVGDAWQDVTATEFLAEVRATAKGLIAAGVRPGDRVALISRTRYEWVLIDFAIWSAGAVTVPVYETSSPEQIQWILGDSGAAAVIVESPGHGATVAALRDRLPELREVWEIEAGALETLRAAGASVTDAEVDERSGLANADDPATIVYTSGTTGRPKGCVLTHRNFFAECGNVVERLSPLFRTGECSVLLFLPAAHVFGRLVEVAAVLAPIRLGCVPDIKNLTDELQSFRPTLILGVPRVFEKVYNSARAKAQADGKGKIFDAAAETAIAYSRALDTPGGPSFGLKLKHKVFSKLVYSKLHTVLGGRGEYAISGGAPLGERLGHFFRGIGFTVLEGYGLTESCAATAFNPWDRTKIGTVGQPLPGSVVRIADDGEVLLHGEHIFKEYWKNETATAEALADGWFRTGDVGTLDEDGYLTITGRKKELIVTAGGKNVAPAVIEDRIRAHALVAECMVVGDARPFVAALVTIDEEFLGRWAAENGKPAGSTAASLREDADLNAAVQQAVDDGNAAVSKAESVRKFRILPSQFTEESGHLTPSLKLKRNVVAKDFADEVEALYRG, encoded by the coding sequence TTGCGCGAGTTCAGCCTTCCGGCCCTGTACGAGGTCCCGTCGGACGGGAACCTGACGGATCTCATCCGCCGCAACGCAGCTCAGCATCCGGCCACCGCCGTCATGGCACGCAAGGTCGGCGATGCCTGGCAGGACGTGACGGCCACCGAGTTCCTGGCCGAGGTCCGGGCCACGGCCAAGGGCCTCATCGCGGCCGGCGTCCGGCCCGGCGACCGGGTCGCCCTCATCTCGCGGACCCGCTACGAGTGGGTCCTGATCGACTTCGCGATCTGGAGCGCGGGCGCCGTCACCGTCCCCGTGTACGAGACCAGCTCGCCCGAGCAGATCCAGTGGATCCTCGGCGACTCCGGCGCCGCCGCCGTGATCGTGGAGAGCCCCGGGCACGGCGCGACCGTCGCCGCCCTGCGCGACCGGCTCCCGGAGCTGCGCGAGGTCTGGGAGATCGAGGCGGGCGCCCTGGAGACCCTGCGCGCCGCGGGCGCCTCGGTCACCGACGCCGAGGTCGACGAGCGCAGCGGCCTCGCCAACGCCGACGACCCGGCCACCATCGTCTACACCTCGGGCACCACCGGCCGCCCCAAGGGCTGCGTGCTGACCCACCGCAACTTCTTCGCCGAGTGCGGCAACGTGGTGGAGCGGCTCAGCCCGCTCTTCCGCACCGGCGAGTGCTCGGTCCTGCTCTTCCTCCCGGCGGCCCACGTGTTCGGCCGCCTGGTCGAGGTGGCGGCCGTACTGGCCCCCATCCGGCTGGGCTGCGTACCGGACATCAAGAACCTGACCGACGAGCTCCAGTCCTTCCGCCCCACCCTGATCCTCGGTGTGCCGCGGGTCTTCGAGAAGGTCTACAACTCGGCGCGCGCCAAGGCGCAGGCCGACGGCAAGGGCAAGATCTTCGACGCGGCCGCCGAGACGGCGATCGCCTACAGCCGCGCGCTGGACACCCCGGGCGGCCCGTCCTTCGGCCTCAAGCTGAAGCACAAGGTGTTCTCGAAGCTCGTCTACAGCAAGCTGCACACGGTCCTCGGCGGCCGCGGCGAGTACGCGATCTCCGGCGGCGCCCCGCTGGGCGAGCGGCTCGGCCACTTCTTCCGCGGGATCGGCTTCACCGTGCTGGAGGGCTACGGCCTGACCGAGTCGTGCGCGGCGACCGCCTTCAACCCGTGGGACCGCACGAAGATCGGTACGGTCGGCCAGCCGCTCCCGGGATCGGTCGTGCGCATCGCGGACGACGGCGAGGTGCTGCTGCACGGCGAGCACATCTTCAAGGAGTACTGGAAGAACGAGACGGCGACCGCCGAGGCGCTGGCCGACGGCTGGTTCCGTACGGGCGATGTCGGCACCCTCGACGAGGACGGCTACCTCACGATCACCGGGCGCAAGAAGGAACTCATCGTCACCGCGGGCGGCAAGAACGTCGCTCCCGCGGTGATCGAGGACCGGATCCGCGCCCACGCGCTGGTCGCCGAGTGCATGGTGGTCGGTGACGCGAGGCCGTTCGTGGCCGCGCTGGTGACCATCGACGAGGAGTTCCTCGGCCGGTGGGCGGCGGAGAACGGCAAGCCCGCGGGCTCGACGGCGGCTTCGCTGCGCGAGGACGCGGACCTCAACGCCGCCGTCCAGCAGGCCGTGGACGACGGCAACGCGGCGGTTTCCAAGGCGGAATCGGTGCGGAAATTCCGCATTCTGCCCTCCCAGTTCACGGAGGAGTCGGGCCACCTGACGCCCTCGCTGAAGCTGAAGCGCAATGTGGTGGCGAAGGACTTCGCGGACGAGGTCGAGGCCCTCTACCGGGGCTGA
- a CDS encoding alpha/beta hydrolase: MPVLPGAEPFRHEGGEVGVLLCHGFTGSPQSMRPWADYLAERGLTVSLPLLPGHGTRWQDMQLTGWQDWYAEVDRALRELLERCEQVFVFGLSMGGALTLRLAAKHGDAISGVVLVNPANKVHDPLAFALPVARHFIRSTPGIASDIAKGGSAEVGYDRVPTRAAHSLRQFLRIVDTELPQVTQPLLLLHSPQDHVVPPVDSARVLARVSSTDVTETLLEQSYHVATLDHDAERIFADSYAFIGRLAESIGREGAASGG, encoded by the coding sequence GTGCCCGTCCTCCCTGGAGCCGAGCCGTTCCGCCACGAGGGCGGAGAGGTCGGTGTCCTTCTCTGCCACGGCTTCACCGGTTCCCCGCAGTCGATGCGCCCCTGGGCCGACTATCTGGCCGAGCGCGGGCTGACGGTGTCGCTGCCGCTGCTCCCCGGGCACGGGACGCGGTGGCAGGACATGCAGCTCACCGGCTGGCAGGACTGGTACGCCGAGGTCGACCGGGCGCTGCGGGAGCTGCTGGAGCGGTGCGAACAGGTCTTCGTGTTCGGGCTGTCGATGGGCGGTGCGCTCACGCTGCGCCTCGCCGCCAAGCACGGGGACGCGATCAGCGGTGTGGTCCTCGTCAACCCGGCCAACAAGGTGCACGACCCGCTGGCCTTCGCCCTGCCCGTCGCCCGGCACTTCATCCGCTCCACCCCGGGCATCGCCAGCGACATCGCCAAGGGCGGCTCGGCGGAGGTCGGGTACGACCGGGTCCCGACCCGGGCCGCGCACTCGCTGCGCCAGTTCCTGCGGATCGTGGACACCGAGCTGCCCCAGGTGACCCAGCCGCTGCTGCTCCTGCACAGCCCGCAGGACCACGTCGTCCCGCCCGTGGACTCGGCGCGGGTGCTCGCCCGGGTGTCGTCCACCGATGTCACCGAGACCCTGCTGGAACAGAGCTACCACGTCGCGACGTTGGACCATGACGCGGAGCGGATCTTCGCGGACAGCTATGCGTTCATCGGGCGGCTCGCGGAGAGCATCGGCAGGGAGGGGGCGGCCAGCGGTGGCTGA
- a CDS encoding ROK family glucokinase: MGLTIGVDIGGTKIAAGVVDEEGTILETYKVPTPPTADGVTDAICAAVSEVGSSHTIEAVGIGAAGYVDDKRATVLFAPNIDWRHEPLKDKVEQRIGLPVVVENDANCAAWGEYRFGAGQGHDDVICITLGTGLGGGIIIGNKLRRGRFGVAAEFGHIRVVPDGLLCGCGSQGCWEQYASGRALVRYARQRANATPENAVTLLALGDGTPEGIEGKHISEAARAGDLVAIDSFRELARWAGAGLADLASLFDPSAFIVGGGVSDEGDLVLDPIRKSFKRWLIGGAWRPHAQVLAAQLGGKAGLVGAADLARQG; this comes from the coding sequence ATGGGACTCACCATCGGCGTCGACATCGGCGGCACGAAGATCGCGGCCGGCGTGGTCGACGAAGAGGGCACCATCCTTGAGACGTACAAGGTGCCCACCCCGCCGACCGCGGACGGCGTGACCGACGCGATCTGCGCCGCAGTGTCCGAAGTCGGCAGCAGCCACACCATCGAGGCCGTCGGCATCGGCGCCGCCGGATACGTCGACGACAAGCGCGCGACCGTGCTCTTCGCGCCCAACATCGACTGGCGGCACGAACCGCTCAAGGACAAGGTCGAGCAGCGCATCGGGCTGCCGGTCGTCGTCGAGAACGACGCCAACTGCGCGGCCTGGGGCGAATACCGCTTCGGCGCCGGCCAGGGCCACGACGACGTCATCTGCATCACCCTCGGCACGGGCCTCGGCGGCGGCATCATCATCGGCAACAAGCTGCGCCGCGGACGCTTCGGCGTCGCCGCCGAATTCGGGCACATCCGGGTCGTCCCCGACGGCCTGCTGTGCGGCTGCGGCAGCCAGGGCTGCTGGGAGCAGTACGCCTCCGGGCGCGCGCTCGTCCGGTACGCCCGGCAGCGGGCCAACGCCACCCCCGAGAACGCGGTGACCCTGCTCGCGCTCGGCGACGGCACCCCCGAGGGCATCGAGGGCAAGCACATCAGCGAGGCCGCGCGCGCGGGCGACCTGGTGGCCATCGACTCCTTCCGCGAACTGGCCCGCTGGGCCGGTGCGGGCCTGGCCGACCTGGCCTCGCTCTTCGACCCGTCGGCGTTCATCGTCGGCGGCGGGGTCTCCGACGAGGGCGACCTCGTCCTCGACCCGATCCGCAAGTCCTTCAAGCGCTGGCTGATCGGCGGCGCGTGGCGGCCGCACGCGCAGGTCCTCGCCGCGCAGCTCGGCGGCAAGGCCGGGCTCGTCGGCGCGGCCGACCTGGCCCGCCAGGGCTGA
- a CDS encoding SRPBCC family protein has translation MAEHTSSSITIEAAPADVMAVIADFGRYPEWTGEVKEAEVLASDAEGRAEKVRLLLDAGAIKDDHTLNYTWKGADEVSWTLDKSQMLRQLDGSYRLAPLDGGKRTEVTYQLTVDVKIPMLGMIKRKAEKVIIDRALAGLKKRVEAVEG, from the coding sequence ATGGCGGAACACACCAGCTCGAGCATCACGATCGAAGCGGCGCCGGCTGACGTCATGGCCGTGATCGCCGACTTCGGACGCTACCCCGAGTGGACCGGCGAGGTGAAGGAGGCCGAGGTGCTGGCCTCCGACGCCGAAGGCCGCGCCGAGAAGGTGCGCCTGCTGCTCGATGCCGGGGCGATCAAGGACGACCACACCCTCAACTACACCTGGAAGGGTGCGGACGAGGTCAGCTGGACCCTGGACAAGTCGCAGATGCTGCGCCAGCTCGACGGGTCCTACCGGCTGGCCCCGCTGGACGGGGGCAAGCGCACCGAGGTCACCTACCAGCTGACCGTGGACGTCAAGATCCCGATGCTCGGCATGATCAAGCGCAAGGCCGAGAAGGTCATCATCGACCGCGCGCTGGCGGGCCTGAAGAAGCGCGTCGAGGCCGTCGAGGGCTGA
- a CDS encoding metallophosphoesterase family protein — protein sequence MGGKGTKSGTRVHVVSDVHGNTDALARAGEGADALICLGDLVLFLDYADHSRGIFPDLFGVENADRIVALRTERRFDEARALGRELWAGLDRERVIEGAVRRQYEEMFAAFPTPTYATYGNVDIPSLWPQYARPGTTVLDGERVEIGGRVFGFVGGGLPTPMRTPYEVDPEEYAAKIEALGEVDVLCSHIPPEVPELCYDTVARRFERGSAALLAAIRRTRPRYALFGHVHQPLARRMRIGATECVNVGHFASTGRPWALEW from the coding sequence ATGGGTGGCAAAGGAACCAAGAGCGGCACGCGGGTCCACGTGGTCAGCGACGTGCACGGGAACACCGACGCGCTGGCCCGGGCCGGGGAGGGCGCGGACGCCCTGATCTGCCTGGGCGACCTGGTCCTCTTCCTGGACTACGCCGACCATTCGCGCGGCATCTTCCCGGACCTCTTCGGCGTCGAGAACGCCGACCGGATCGTGGCCCTGCGCACCGAGCGGCGCTTCGACGAGGCCCGCGCGCTGGGCCGCGAGCTGTGGGCGGGCCTGGACCGCGAGCGGGTCATCGAGGGCGCGGTGCGCCGGCAGTACGAGGAGATGTTCGCCGCGTTCCCCACGCCCACCTACGCCACCTACGGCAATGTCGACATCCCGTCGCTCTGGCCCCAGTACGCCCGCCCCGGCACCACCGTCCTCGACGGCGAGCGCGTGGAGATCGGCGGCCGGGTCTTCGGCTTCGTCGGCGGCGGCCTGCCCACCCCGATGCGCACCCCGTACGAGGTGGACCCGGAGGAGTACGCGGCCAAGATCGAGGCGCTCGGCGAGGTCGACGTCCTGTGCTCGCACATCCCGCCCGAGGTCCCCGAACTCTGCTACGACACCGTGGCCCGCCGCTTCGAGCGCGGCAGCGCGGCCCTGCTCGCCGCCATCCGCCGGACCCGCCCCCGGTACGCACTGTTCGGCCACGTCCACCAGCCGCTGGCCCGCCGGATGCGGATCGGCGCCACCGAGTGCGTGAACGTCGGGCACTTCGCCTCGACGGGAAGGCCCTGGGCCCTGGAGTGGTGA